The Myxococcus virescens genome has a segment encoding these proteins:
- a CDS encoding esterase family protein codes for MNREYHRWYSERLHRDMELLIFGHSGEPVLLLPTSKGRFFQAEDFGLIGAIADRVQSGRYIVVCPDSVDEESWFNTAIHPADRIKRHQQWEEYLLHEVVPLLKSRSTGGRLTLAGCSFGGFHAYNVGLRHPHVFRRLLSMGGKFETNEFLDGHHDSDVYFHSCTEWLPNLTDPAQLSALQRVEMVLAVGEHDFCRPSNEHLSNLLWKKDIGNHLAVWQGGTHDWPVWRQMIQQYLPW; via the coding sequence ATGAACCGCGAATACCACCGCTGGTACAGCGAGCGGCTGCACCGCGACATGGAGCTGCTCATCTTCGGCCACTCGGGCGAACCGGTCCTCCTGCTGCCGACGAGCAAGGGCCGCTTCTTCCAAGCCGAGGACTTCGGCCTCATCGGCGCCATCGCCGACCGCGTCCAGTCCGGCCGGTACATCGTGGTGTGCCCGGACTCCGTGGACGAGGAGTCCTGGTTCAACACCGCCATCCACCCGGCCGACCGCATCAAGCGCCACCAGCAGTGGGAGGAGTACCTCCTCCACGAGGTGGTGCCCCTGCTCAAGAGCCGCAGCACCGGCGGGCGCCTCACCCTGGCCGGGTGCAGCTTCGGCGGCTTCCACGCGTACAACGTCGGCCTGCGCCACCCGCACGTCTTCCGGCGCCTGCTGTCCATGGGCGGCAAGTTCGAGACGAACGAGTTCCTCGACGGACACCACGACTCGGACGTCTACTTCCATTCGTGCACGGAGTGGCTGCCGAACCTCACGGACCCCGCGCAGCTCTCCGCCCTCCAGCGTGTGGAGATGGTGCTGGCGGTGGGGGAGCACGACTTCTGCCGCCCCTCCAACGAGCACCTCTCCAACCTGCTGTGGAAGAAGGACATCGGCAACCACCTGGCCGTGTGGCAGGGCGGCACGCACGACTGGCCCGTGTGGCGGCAGATGATTCAGCAGTACCTGCCCTGGTAG